In Nasonia vitripennis strain AsymCx chromosome 2, Nvit_psr_1.1, whole genome shotgun sequence, a genomic segment contains:
- the LOC100121490 gene encoding neuropathy target esterase sws isoform X5: MSMMEVVELINRFNDSLGSYAFSRWIEHLIIEYQTSKTLLAVSIGILLSILAISIYVLRKWKTKELLPQVREFVGVGTGRPRFRKRDKVLFYGRKMLRKVKSIGGQVPGTGQGKKRRAVMRFARRLLQLKKDNAPQQLKVLEPPAEYLEEDVGPGDRVPPDALYILQSIRVFGHFEKPVFLKLCKHTEIMNLPAGTPLFRIGDPDENVFIVQQGLVNVYITGSDGSQISLKLVKTGESVTSLLSFTDVLTGHTSTYKTVAARAVEDSVVVKLPMSAFQEVFQDHPDAFVRVIQVIMVRLQRVTFTALHQYLGLSAELVNQGSHKKKHSSVSQMGSPVRSRTRENFNLPVSENATSYPGASDLQQLDISVREFNSASQPVPIMSSRRSKTNLEWKTPNSGSQLSQHTSDIVPDCDSPWPNSATSNQHSSHPGESSDGGVGVGSTGLHSGSASRKQSRIEGFQQPPLDEAQVVQIATEAFVKELGLEDDTLLKEGKVQIREVPAGTYLMKEESHKDVALVFVVSGSLIISQRASEGREAGEDVHMFSAHQGEIVGGLAVLTGEPSFYTIRAKHSSRIALLSKSTFFSIMREKPTVVLHVAKTVVKRLSPFVRQVDFALDWLFLESGRAVYRQGDESDSTFIVLSGRLRSVITYENGKKELVAEYGKGDLVGIVEMVTQTPRSTTVMAVRDSELAKLPEGLFNVIKLRYPIVVTRLINLLGHRLLGTWKQAGPKNGSRDARRAVDARPSQVNFSTVAIVPITDDVPLTAFTYELYHSLCAIGPCLRLTSDVIRKTLGSSIMESMNEYRLTSWLAQQEDQHRISLYQCDSNYTPWTQRCVRQADCILIVGLGDRPPTLGRTEREVERLAMRTQKELVLLHKEQNGQRPANTVQWLNMRSWVSSHHHIQCPKRMFTRKSQYRINELYSKVLMSEPNVHSDFSRLARWLTGTSVGLVLGGGGARGASHVGMLKAIMEAGIPIDMVGGVSIGAFMGALWCMEKNITTTTQKAREWSKKMTQWWRQILDLTYPMTSMFSGKDFNKTIHGTFGDVYIEDLWLPYFTITTDITASCMRTHTHGSLWRYIRASMSLSGYMPPMCDPTDGHLLLDGGYVNNLPADEMLRQGAHHILAIDVGSQDDTDLTNYGDSLSGWWLLWKRWNPFATPVKVPNLPDIQSRLAYVSCVRQLEEVKNSDYCEYIRPPIDKYKTLQFANFDEIKDVGYNHGKTYFEGQSKAGILPRFNADRENAKALRAKHQQAASQQAPSSYTFTDLAQMVCKVSRGNRYTDIDSDSDGMEEYEADLEEDAQEVGYASEPTAGILDQSPEDARLRRRAGVSLSLSDTEADADLEYRMSGRNTPHQKFFKYGSSNLEM, from the exons ATGTCCATGATGGAG GTTGTGGAGCTGATAAACAGATTTAATGACAGCCTTGGCTCCTACGCATTTTCAAGATGGATAGAACATCTGATTATAGAGTACCAGACATCAAAGACACTGCTAGCGGTGTCCATTGGTATtctcttatcaattctggccATATCGATTTATGTCCTTCGAAAATGGAAAACCAAGGAGCTCTTGCCACAAGTCAGAGAGTTCGTAGGTGTAGGCACGGGCAGGCCAAGGTTCAGAAAGCGAGACAAAGTCTTGTTCTATGGAAGGAAAATGCTCAGGAAAGTCAAGTCCATAGGTGGCCAAGTACCCGGCACAGGccaaggaaaaaagagaagagccGTCATGAGGTTCGCTAGAAGGCTTTTACAGTTAAAGAAAGATAATGCTCCTCAGCAATTGAAAGTATTAGAACCACCAGCAGAATATTTAGAAGAAGATGTTGGTCCTGGTGACAGAGTTCCACCGGATGCTCTTTACATTTTGCAGAGTATAAGAGTATTTGGTCACTTTGAGAAGCCAGTTTTTCTTAAATTGTGTAAACACACGGAAATCATGAATTTACCGGCAGGAACTCCTTTGTTCAGAATTGGAGATCCAGATGAAAACGTGTTTATTGTTCAACAAGGTTTAGTTAATGTTTATATAACAGGTTCTGATGGATCTCAGATCTCACTTAAGTTAGTGAAAACTGGAGAATCTGTTACTAGTCTTCTAAGTTTTACCGATGTATTAACTGGTCATACAAGCACATACAAAACAGTAGCTGCACGAGCTGTGGAAGATTCTGTTGTTGTAAAATTACCAATGAGCGCCTTCCAAGAA GTATTTCAAGATCATCCTGATGCATTCGTTCGAGTTATTCAAGTTATCATGGTGAGATTGCAACGTGTAACATTTACAGCATTGCATCAATACTTAGGTCTTTCCGCCGAATTAGTTAATCAAGGTTCACATAAGAAAAAGCATAGTTCAGTCTCCCAAATGGGCTCGCCCGTCAGATCGAGAACGCGGGAAAATTTCAACCTACCCGTATCAGAAAATGCTACTTCGTATCCAGGAGCTTCCGATTTACAACAATTGGATATTTCTGTAAGAGAATTTAACAGTGCATCCCAGCCAGTTCCAATAATGTCAAGCCGAAG atcAAAAACGAATTTAGAGTGGAAAACTCCAAACTCGGGTTCGCAATTGAGCCAGCATACTTCCGATATTGTACCGGATTGCGACTCACCCTGGCCAAACTCAGCGACTTCGAATCAACATTCGTCGCATCCTGGTGAATCGTCCGATGGTGGCGTCGGCGTCGGTAGCACTGGCCTACACTCCGGCAGCGCTAGTCGGAAACAATCTAGGATTGAGGGCTTTCAGCAGCCGCCGCTGGACGAGGCGCAAGTCGTCCAGATCGCTACCGAGGCCTTCGTCAAAGAATTAGGCCTGGAGGATGATACTCTGCTGAAAGAAGGCAAGGTTCAGATTCGGGAAGTACCGGCTGGCACCTACCTAATGAAAGAGGAATCTCACAAG gatGTTGCACTGGTTTTCGTCGTGTCGGGGTCGTTGATAATTAGTCAACGAGCCTCCGAAGGTCGCGAGGCAGGCGAAGATGTACATATGTTTAGCGCCCATCAAGGCGAAATTGTAGGCGGATTAGCTGTTTTAACAGGCGAACCATCGTTTTATACAATCAGAGCGAAACACTCGAGTCGCATAGCTTTACTTAGTAAATCCACATTTTTCTCTATAATGCGAGAAAAACCTACTGTTGTATTACACGTTGCAAAGACTGTTGTAAAACGATTGAGTCCATTCGTCAGACAG GTCGATTTTGCACTGGACTGGTTGTTCTTGGAAAGCGGAAGAGCCGTGTATCGTCAAGGCGACGAGTCAGATTCGACGTTCATTGTCCTTAGCGGGCGTCTGCGATCGGTCATTACGTACGAAAATGGAAAAAAGGAGTTAGTCGCCGAATACGGAAAAGGAGATTTAGTTGGAATCGTTGAGATGGTCACGCAGACTCCAAGATCAACGACTGTTATGGCGGTCCGTGACTCAGAACTAGCAAAACTTCCTGAGGGTCTTTTTAACGTCATCAAACTTAGATATCCAATTGTTGTCACAAGACTGATTAATTTACTTGGTCATCGATTACTCGGCACTTGGAAACAAGCAGGCCCTAAAAATGGTTCTCGTGATGCAAG acGAGCTGTGGACGCGCGGCCATCACAAGTTAATTTTTCTACAGTGGCAATTGTTCCGATCACGGATGACGTTCCATTGACGGCATTTACTTACGAACTGTACCATTCTCTGTGTGCCATCGGTCCTTGCTTACGTCTAACGTCTGATGTCATACGAAAA ACTTTGGGCTCTTCGATTATGGAGTCTATGAACGAGTATCGATTGACATCGTGGCTCGCCCAGCAGGAAGACCAGCATAGGATCTCCTTGTACCAGTGTGACTCGAATTACACTCCGTGGACGCAACGATGCGTTCGCCAGGCTGACTGTATCCTGATAGTTGGCCTGGGCGATCGACCGCCGACACTTGGACGAACAGAGCGTGAGGTAGAGCGACTTGCTATGCGTACACAGAAAGAACTCGTCTTGCTGCACAAGGAACAAAACGGTCAGCGACCGGCTAACACCGTACAGTGGCTTAATATGAGGTCATGGGTGTCTAGTCATCATCATATCCAGTGTCCAAAGCGCATGTTTACCAGAAAGTCTCAGTATCGTATT AACGAACTGTACTCGAAAGTACTTATGTCAGAACCGAACGTGCACAGTGACTTCAGTCGGCTAGCACGATGGCTCACGGGTACCTCGGTGGGCTTAGTTTTGGGCGGCGGCGGGGCCCGAGGTGCCTCGCACGTTGGCATGCTCAAGGCTATCATGGAAGCCGGCATCCCGATTGACATGGTTGGCGGCGTCAGTATTGGCGCCTTCATGGGTGCGCTCTGGTGCATGGAGAAGAACATCACCACGACAACGCAGAAAGCTCGAGAATGGTCTAAG AAAATGACACAGTGGTGGAGGCAAATTTTGGATCTTACGTATCCAATGACTTCGATGTTTTCCGGCAAAGATTTCAATAAAACAATCCATGGCACTTTTGGAGACGTGTATATCGAGGACTTGTGGCTTCCCTATTTTACGATAACCACTGATATAACCGCTTCTTGTatgcgcacgcacacacacg GATCGCTTTGGCGGTACATACGTGCTTCGATGTCATTGTCCGGTTATATGCCTCCCATGTGCGACCCAACCGATGGCCACCTTCTCCTCGACGGCGGGTACGTCAATAACCTTCCAG CTGACGAGATGCTGAGACAAGGTGCGCACCACATCCTCGCCATCGACGTTGGGTCGCAGGACGACACCGACCTTACCAACTACGGGGACTCGCTGTCCGGTTGGTGGTTACTCTGGAAGCGCTGGAACCCCTTCGCCACCCCTGTAAAGGTGCCCAATTTGCCGGACATTCAGTCACGGTTAGCCTACGTCAGCTGCGTTCGACAACTCGAGGAAGTCAAGAATTCAGATTACTGCGAATACATCAGGCCGCCCATCGACAAGTACAAGACCCTGCAGTTTGCCAACTTCGACGAGATCAAGGACGTCGGTTATAATCACG gaAAAACTTACTTTGAAGGGCAATCAAAGGCGGGAATCCTGCCGCGCTTCAACGCCGACCGGGAGAACGCTAAGGCACTAAGGGCCAAACACCAACAGGCTGCGAGCCAGCAGGCCCCGTCCTCGTATACGTTCACCGATTTGGCGCAAATGGTTTGCAAAGTGTCCCGCGGCAACCGCTACACAGACATCGACTCGGATTCGGACGGCATGGAAGAGTACGAGGCTGACTTGGAGGAAGACGCACAAGAAGTTGGATACGCTTCAGAACCCACCGCTGGCATTTTGGATCAG AGTCCGGAGGATGCCAGGCTCAGAAGGAGAGCCGGAGTTTCGCTCAGTCTCTCCGACACCGAGGCGGACGCTGATTTAGAATACCGAATGAGTGGCAGAAATACTCCACACCAAAAGTTTTTCAAGTACGGAAGTTCCAATCTTGAAATGTGA
- the LOC100121490 gene encoding neuropathy target esterase sws isoform X2, giving the protein MSMMEVVELINRFNDSLGSYAFSRWIEHLIIEYQTSKTLLAVSIGILLSILAISIYVLRKWKTKELLPQVREFVGVGTGRPRFRKRDKVLFYGRKMLRKVKSIGGQVPGTGQGKKRRAVMRFARRLLQLKKDNAPQQLKVLEPPAEYLEEDVGPGDRVPPDALYILQSIRVFGHFEKPVFLKLCKHTEIMNLPAGTPLFRIGDPDENVFIVQQGLVNVYITGSDGSQISLKLVKTGESVTSLLSFTDVLTGHTSTYKTVAARAVEDSVVVKLPMSAFQEVFQDHPDAFVRVIQVIMVRLQRVTFTALHQYLGLSAELVNQGSHKKKHSSVSQMGSPVRSRTRENFNLPVSENATSYPGASDLQQLDISVREFNSASQPVPIMSSRRSKTNLEWKTPNSGSQLSQHTSDIVPDCDSPWPNSATSNQHSSHPGESSDGGVGVGSTGLHSGSASRKQSRIEGFQQPPLDEAQVVQIATEAFVKELGLEDDTLLKEGKVQIREVPAGTYLMKEESHKDVALVFVVSGSLIISQRASEGREAGEDVHMFSAHQGEIVGGLAVLTGEPSFYTIRAKHSSRIALLSKSTFFSIMREKPTVVLHVAKTVVKRLSPFVRQVDFALDWLFLESGRAVYRQGDESDSTFIVLSGRLRSVITYENGKKELVAEYGKGDLVGIVEMVTQTPRSTTVMAVRDSELAKLPEGLFNVIKLRYPIVVTRLINLLGHRLLGTWKQAGPKNGSRDARRAVDARPSQVNFSTVAIVPITDDVPLTAFTYELYHSLCAIGPCLRLTSDVIRKTLGSSIMESMNEYRLTSWLAQQEDQHRISLYQCDSNYTPWTQRCVRQADCILIVGLGDRPPTLGRTEREVERLAMRTQKELVLLHKEQNGQRPANTVQWLNMRSWVSSHHHIQCPKRMFTRKSQYRINELYSKVLMSEPNVHSDFSRLARWLTGTSVGLVLGGGGARGASHVGMLKAIMEAGIPIDMVGGVSIGAFMGALWCMEKNITTTTQKAREWSKKMTQWWRQILDLTYPMTSMFSGKDFNKTIHGTFGDVYIEDLWLPYFTITTDITASCMRTHTHGSLWRYIRASMSLSGYMPPMCDPTDGHLLLDGGYVNNLPGLLWKYIRASMTIAGVFPPICDPIDGHLLVDGCYVNNVPADEMLRQGAHHILAIDVGSQDDTDLTNYGDSLSGWWLLWKRWNPFATPVKVPNLPDIQSRLAYVSCVRQLEEVKNSDYCEYIRPPIDKYKTLQFANFDEIKDVGYNHGKTYFEGQSKAGILPRFNADRENAKALRAKHQQAASQQAPSSYTFTDLAQMVCKVSRGNRYTDIDSDSDGMEEYEADLEEDAQEVGYASEPTAGILDQSPEDARLRRRAGVSLSLSDTEADADLEYRMSGRNTPHQKFFKYGSSNLEM; this is encoded by the exons ATGTCCATGATGGAG GTTGTGGAGCTGATAAACAGATTTAATGACAGCCTTGGCTCCTACGCATTTTCAAGATGGATAGAACATCTGATTATAGAGTACCAGACATCAAAGACACTGCTAGCGGTGTCCATTGGTATtctcttatcaattctggccATATCGATTTATGTCCTTCGAAAATGGAAAACCAAGGAGCTCTTGCCACAAGTCAGAGAGTTCGTAGGTGTAGGCACGGGCAGGCCAAGGTTCAGAAAGCGAGACAAAGTCTTGTTCTATGGAAGGAAAATGCTCAGGAAAGTCAAGTCCATAGGTGGCCAAGTACCCGGCACAGGccaaggaaaaaagagaagagccGTCATGAGGTTCGCTAGAAGGCTTTTACAGTTAAAGAAAGATAATGCTCCTCAGCAATTGAAAGTATTAGAACCACCAGCAGAATATTTAGAAGAAGATGTTGGTCCTGGTGACAGAGTTCCACCGGATGCTCTTTACATTTTGCAGAGTATAAGAGTATTTGGTCACTTTGAGAAGCCAGTTTTTCTTAAATTGTGTAAACACACGGAAATCATGAATTTACCGGCAGGAACTCCTTTGTTCAGAATTGGAGATCCAGATGAAAACGTGTTTATTGTTCAACAAGGTTTAGTTAATGTTTATATAACAGGTTCTGATGGATCTCAGATCTCACTTAAGTTAGTGAAAACTGGAGAATCTGTTACTAGTCTTCTAAGTTTTACCGATGTATTAACTGGTCATACAAGCACATACAAAACAGTAGCTGCACGAGCTGTGGAAGATTCTGTTGTTGTAAAATTACCAATGAGCGCCTTCCAAGAA GTATTTCAAGATCATCCTGATGCATTCGTTCGAGTTATTCAAGTTATCATGGTGAGATTGCAACGTGTAACATTTACAGCATTGCATCAATACTTAGGTCTTTCCGCCGAATTAGTTAATCAAGGTTCACATAAGAAAAAGCATAGTTCAGTCTCCCAAATGGGCTCGCCCGTCAGATCGAGAACGCGGGAAAATTTCAACCTACCCGTATCAGAAAATGCTACTTCGTATCCAGGAGCTTCCGATTTACAACAATTGGATATTTCTGTAAGAGAATTTAACAGTGCATCCCAGCCAGTTCCAATAATGTCAAGCCGAAG atcAAAAACGAATTTAGAGTGGAAAACTCCAAACTCGGGTTCGCAATTGAGCCAGCATACTTCCGATATTGTACCGGATTGCGACTCACCCTGGCCAAACTCAGCGACTTCGAATCAACATTCGTCGCATCCTGGTGAATCGTCCGATGGTGGCGTCGGCGTCGGTAGCACTGGCCTACACTCCGGCAGCGCTAGTCGGAAACAATCTAGGATTGAGGGCTTTCAGCAGCCGCCGCTGGACGAGGCGCAAGTCGTCCAGATCGCTACCGAGGCCTTCGTCAAAGAATTAGGCCTGGAGGATGATACTCTGCTGAAAGAAGGCAAGGTTCAGATTCGGGAAGTACCGGCTGGCACCTACCTAATGAAAGAGGAATCTCACAAG gatGTTGCACTGGTTTTCGTCGTGTCGGGGTCGTTGATAATTAGTCAACGAGCCTCCGAAGGTCGCGAGGCAGGCGAAGATGTACATATGTTTAGCGCCCATCAAGGCGAAATTGTAGGCGGATTAGCTGTTTTAACAGGCGAACCATCGTTTTATACAATCAGAGCGAAACACTCGAGTCGCATAGCTTTACTTAGTAAATCCACATTTTTCTCTATAATGCGAGAAAAACCTACTGTTGTATTACACGTTGCAAAGACTGTTGTAAAACGATTGAGTCCATTCGTCAGACAG GTCGATTTTGCACTGGACTGGTTGTTCTTGGAAAGCGGAAGAGCCGTGTATCGTCAAGGCGACGAGTCAGATTCGACGTTCATTGTCCTTAGCGGGCGTCTGCGATCGGTCATTACGTACGAAAATGGAAAAAAGGAGTTAGTCGCCGAATACGGAAAAGGAGATTTAGTTGGAATCGTTGAGATGGTCACGCAGACTCCAAGATCAACGACTGTTATGGCGGTCCGTGACTCAGAACTAGCAAAACTTCCTGAGGGTCTTTTTAACGTCATCAAACTTAGATATCCAATTGTTGTCACAAGACTGATTAATTTACTTGGTCATCGATTACTCGGCACTTGGAAACAAGCAGGCCCTAAAAATGGTTCTCGTGATGCAAG acGAGCTGTGGACGCGCGGCCATCACAAGTTAATTTTTCTACAGTGGCAATTGTTCCGATCACGGATGACGTTCCATTGACGGCATTTACTTACGAACTGTACCATTCTCTGTGTGCCATCGGTCCTTGCTTACGTCTAACGTCTGATGTCATACGAAAA ACTTTGGGCTCTTCGATTATGGAGTCTATGAACGAGTATCGATTGACATCGTGGCTCGCCCAGCAGGAAGACCAGCATAGGATCTCCTTGTACCAGTGTGACTCGAATTACACTCCGTGGACGCAACGATGCGTTCGCCAGGCTGACTGTATCCTGATAGTTGGCCTGGGCGATCGACCGCCGACACTTGGACGAACAGAGCGTGAGGTAGAGCGACTTGCTATGCGTACACAGAAAGAACTCGTCTTGCTGCACAAGGAACAAAACGGTCAGCGACCGGCTAACACCGTACAGTGGCTTAATATGAGGTCATGGGTGTCTAGTCATCATCATATCCAGTGTCCAAAGCGCATGTTTACCAGAAAGTCTCAGTATCGTATT AACGAACTGTACTCGAAAGTACTTATGTCAGAACCGAACGTGCACAGTGACTTCAGTCGGCTAGCACGATGGCTCACGGGTACCTCGGTGGGCTTAGTTTTGGGCGGCGGCGGGGCCCGAGGTGCCTCGCACGTTGGCATGCTCAAGGCTATCATGGAAGCCGGCATCCCGATTGACATGGTTGGCGGCGTCAGTATTGGCGCCTTCATGGGTGCGCTCTGGTGCATGGAGAAGAACATCACCACGACAACGCAGAAAGCTCGAGAATGGTCTAAG AAAATGACACAGTGGTGGAGGCAAATTTTGGATCTTACGTATCCAATGACTTCGATGTTTTCCGGCAAAGATTTCAATAAAACAATCCATGGCACTTTTGGAGACGTGTATATCGAGGACTTGTGGCTTCCCTATTTTACGATAACCACTGATATAACCGCTTCTTGTatgcgcacgcacacacacg GATCGCTTTGGCGGTACATACGTGCTTCGATGTCATTGTCCGGTTATATGCCTCCCATGTGCGACCCAACCGATGGCCACCTTCTCCTCGACGGCGGGTACGTCAATAACCTTCCAG GCTTACTTTGGAAGTATATTCGAGCCAGCATGACGATTGCCGGTGTCTTTCCGCCAATTTGTGATCCTATTGATGGGCATCTTTTGGTCGACGGGTGTTACGTAAATAATGTCCCAG CTGACGAGATGCTGAGACAAGGTGCGCACCACATCCTCGCCATCGACGTTGGGTCGCAGGACGACACCGACCTTACCAACTACGGGGACTCGCTGTCCGGTTGGTGGTTACTCTGGAAGCGCTGGAACCCCTTCGCCACCCCTGTAAAGGTGCCCAATTTGCCGGACATTCAGTCACGGTTAGCCTACGTCAGCTGCGTTCGACAACTCGAGGAAGTCAAGAATTCAGATTACTGCGAATACATCAGGCCGCCCATCGACAAGTACAAGACCCTGCAGTTTGCCAACTTCGACGAGATCAAGGACGTCGGTTATAATCACG gaAAAACTTACTTTGAAGGGCAATCAAAGGCGGGAATCCTGCCGCGCTTCAACGCCGACCGGGAGAACGCTAAGGCACTAAGGGCCAAACACCAACAGGCTGCGAGCCAGCAGGCCCCGTCCTCGTATACGTTCACCGATTTGGCGCAAATGGTTTGCAAAGTGTCCCGCGGCAACCGCTACACAGACATCGACTCGGATTCGGACGGCATGGAAGAGTACGAGGCTGACTTGGAGGAAGACGCACAAGAAGTTGGATACGCTTCAGAACCCACCGCTGGCATTTTGGATCAG AGTCCGGAGGATGCCAGGCTCAGAAGGAGAGCCGGAGTTTCGCTCAGTCTCTCCGACACCGAGGCGGACGCTGATTTAGAATACCGAATGAGTGGCAGAAATACTCCACACCAAAAGTTTTTCAAGTACGGAAGTTCCAATCTTGAAATGTGA